One stretch of Falsibacillus pallidus DNA includes these proteins:
- a CDS encoding carbohydrate ABC transporter permease — MLKMMNRSQLLYIPLILLGLVFIIPFGIMIIGSLLNMTLPIGNPFTWVVHEKFSFANFGYIFKNAPYLKWIINSLIITIIPVFSNMFFSAILGYIFARKQFFGREVIFWIMMAVIMIPSQLLIIPRYIMFSDLGWINTYLPLIVPEIWGIMGVFFVRQYMMTMPKDLEEAAYIDGAGDFTVFFKVYLPLAKPVIATVGTFAFIGNWNDLLTPLIFTTSDEMYPVTVGLASLLTKEGNFGVEMAGSVLSFIPTFLIFIFFQRYFVKGITLTGIK; from the coding sequence ATGTTAAAAATGATGAATCGTTCACAACTGCTTTATATCCCTCTCATTCTATTAGGACTGGTGTTCATCATCCCGTTCGGCATTATGATCATCGGATCTTTGTTAAATATGACGCTGCCGATCGGCAACCCCTTTACATGGGTGGTCCATGAGAAATTTTCTTTTGCGAATTTTGGCTATATCTTCAAAAATGCGCCTTATTTGAAGTGGATCATTAATTCATTGATCATCACGATCATACCGGTTTTCAGCAACATGTTCTTTTCAGCTATCCTCGGCTATATTTTTGCCCGGAAACAATTCTTCGGACGCGAAGTGATCTTTTGGATAATGATGGCGGTCATCATGATACCAAGTCAGCTGTTGATCATCCCGCGCTATATCATGTTCAGTGATTTAGGATGGATCAATACGTACTTGCCATTGATTGTTCCGGAAATCTGGGGAATCATGGGCGTCTTCTTTGTGAGGCAGTACATGATGACCATGCCGAAGGATTTAGAGGAGGCAGCATACATCGACGGCGCCGGGGACTTTACCGTATTTTTCAAGGTCTATTTGCCACTGGCAAAGCCGGTTATCGCAACGGTAGGAACATTTGCCTTCATCGGGAATTGGAATGACCTCCTTACTCCATTGATTTTTACAACAAGTGATGAGATGTATCCAGTTACAGTGGGGCTTGCTTCATTGCTTACAAAAGAAGGCAACTTTGGCGTAGAGATGGCCGGTTCGGTGCTTTCTTTCATTCCCACATTTTTAATATTCATTTTCTTCCAAAGGTATTTTGTCAAAGGAATCACTTTGACTGGCATAAAATAA